Proteins found in one Subtercola endophyticus genomic segment:
- a CDS encoding maltokinase N-terminal cap-like domain-containing protein, with the protein MTPELLTALSEWMPHQRWFAGKGTTPALRHVGSYDFTPPSGASGVDITTALLLDEGGQQPTLYHVPLTLRAEPAPELSAAHITTLENGLHVYDGPNDTAYAHALLALITGDAATSGAGATTATGRSQVPGHPLAVSAARVLSGEQSNTSIIMSVVAPDGDGTPGPAAAPVICKVFRVLHHGNNPDVVLQSALAAAGSTRVPASIGSVVGQWPDQRMPDGRTSGHLAFAQEFLPGVRDAWRVALEAVDEGRLFTAEAAALGAATAEVHETLAAVMPTVPPSDDLVAGVLASMRRRHAGAVHEVPELAEHNAAIERLFEAAANSPWPQLQRIHGDYHLGQVLAVPPGHAGSSGDDGSFGSWVLVDFEGEPLRPMVERSQPDLALRDVAGMLRSFDYAAGSHAHSNPGESAAESAAAWAQDARQAFLGGYVSRSGLDLTAVQTLLDAFEIDKALYEAIYEARNRPTWLPIPVAAIARLATPA; encoded by the coding sequence GTGACTCCTGAGCTGCTGACCGCCCTTTCCGAGTGGATGCCCCACCAGCGCTGGTTCGCCGGCAAAGGTACGACGCCCGCACTGAGGCACGTCGGCAGCTACGACTTCACGCCGCCGAGCGGCGCCAGTGGGGTCGACATCACCACCGCCTTGCTGCTCGACGAGGGCGGACAACAGCCCACGCTCTACCACGTGCCTCTCACCCTGCGCGCAGAGCCCGCTCCCGAACTCAGTGCCGCCCACATCACCACCCTCGAGAACGGCCTGCACGTCTACGACGGCCCGAACGACACCGCGTACGCCCACGCGCTGCTGGCGCTGATCACGGGCGACGCGGCCACCTCGGGGGCCGGTGCCACCACGGCGACGGGGCGCAGTCAGGTGCCCGGGCATCCGCTCGCAGTGAGCGCGGCCCGGGTACTGAGCGGAGAGCAGTCGAACACCTCGATCATCATGTCGGTCGTCGCACCCGACGGCGACGGCACGCCCGGCCCCGCCGCGGCCCCGGTCATCTGCAAGGTGTTCCGGGTGCTGCACCACGGCAACAACCCCGACGTGGTGTTGCAGTCGGCCCTGGCTGCCGCCGGTTCGACCCGAGTACCGGCGTCGATCGGCAGTGTCGTCGGCCAATGGCCAGACCAGCGGATGCCCGACGGCCGTACCTCGGGCCACCTCGCCTTCGCGCAGGAGTTTCTGCCCGGCGTTCGCGACGCCTGGCGGGTCGCGCTCGAAGCAGTCGACGAGGGCAGACTGTTCACGGCCGAAGCCGCCGCGCTCGGTGCGGCGACCGCCGAGGTGCACGAGACTCTGGCAGCCGTCATGCCGACCGTACCGCCGTCGGACGATCTCGTCGCGGGGGTGCTTGCGAGCATGCGCCGCCGCCACGCCGGAGCCGTGCACGAGGTGCCCGAACTCGCGGAGCACAATGCCGCGATCGAGCGTCTCTTCGAGGCCGCCGCGAACAGCCCGTGGCCGCAGCTGCAGCGCATCCATGGCGACTACCACCTGGGCCAGGTACTGGCGGTGCCTCCGGGGCATGCCGGGTCATCGGGCGACGATGGATCGTTCGGCAGCTGGGTGCTGGTCGATTTCGAGGGCGAGCCGCTGCGCCCGATGGTCGAGCGCAGTCAGCCCGATCTCGCCCTGCGCGATGTCGCCGGAATGCTGCGGTCGTTCGATTACGCCGCCGGTTCGCACGCACACTCGAACCCGGGCGAATCCGCTGCCGAGTCGGCCGCCGCCTGGGCTCAGGATGCCCGGCAGGCCTTTCTGGGCGGCTACGTCTCGCGCTCCGGCCTCGACCTCACCGCGGTGCAGACCCTGCTCGACGCCTTTGAGATCGACAAGGCGCTCTACGAGGCCATCTACGAGGCGCGCAACCGCCCCACCTGGCTACCCATACCCGTCGCCGCCATCGCCCGCCTCGCCACCCCGGCCTAA
- a CDS encoding S9 family peptidase, which translates to MAPLTPPVARKQPLTRLHHGDEFVDDYEWLRDKENPDVLAHLSAENDYTEQQNAHLAVLRDSIFDEIKNRTLETDLSVPVREGDWWYYTRTLEGKQYGIHARAPIAAPDDWTPPVLEAGQPITGEQVLLDDNIEAEGTEFYSLGSFDVSADATLLAYAVDTEGDERYTLRIRDLATGADLADVVENTAPGATFSPDARFIFYPTVDESWRPDTIWRHRVGTPASDDVVVFTEPDERYWIGVGLTRSRKYLEIGIGSSITSESLLLDASTPEGEFSVVWPRVEGVEYSVEHAVVAGTDRLLITHNANGENFELVEVALDAPTDPERQHTILAHSHEVRLESVDAFATHLSIEYRRDALSRVAVITLAPAQVGSGWPYSEPLELPFDEPLFAVGTGGNPEFDQPTLRVGFTSFVTPSTVYDYVVATGELRQLKQQPVLGGYDSSLYGQRREWAVAPDGTRVPISLVYRLDADGDATPGSTGTSTSTGTTAPAAASAAEHPAPAPKPLVLYGYGSYEASIDPYFSVARLSLLDRGVVFAIAHVRGGGELGRWWYENGKTLTKRNTFSDFIASARHLIEIGETTPELLVAQGGSAGGLLMGAVANDAPELFAGILAQVPFVDALTSILDPSLPLTVIEWDEWGDPLHDPEVYAYMKSYSPYENVHAGIRYPRILAVTSLNDTRVLYVEPAKWVAKLREAGAPALLKIEMSAGHGGVSGRYERWKETAYEYAWVLDVLGLAD; encoded by the coding sequence ATGGCTCCACTGACTCCGCCCGTCGCCCGCAAACAGCCCCTGACCCGCCTTCACCACGGCGACGAGTTCGTCGACGACTACGAATGGCTGCGCGACAAAGAAAACCCCGACGTACTCGCCCACCTCTCTGCCGAGAACGACTACACCGAGCAGCAGAACGCCCACCTGGCGGTCTTGCGTGACTCGATCTTCGACGAGATCAAGAACCGCACGCTCGAAACCGACCTCTCTGTGCCGGTTCGCGAGGGCGACTGGTGGTATTACACCCGCACTCTCGAGGGCAAGCAGTACGGCATCCACGCCCGGGCCCCCATCGCGGCGCCCGACGACTGGACTCCGCCCGTGCTCGAGGCCGGCCAGCCCATCACGGGCGAACAGGTGCTGCTCGACGACAACATCGAGGCGGAGGGCACCGAGTTCTACTCTCTGGGCAGCTTCGACGTGAGCGCCGACGCGACACTGCTGGCCTACGCGGTCGACACCGAAGGCGACGAGCGGTACACGCTGCGCATCCGCGATCTGGCGACCGGGGCCGACCTGGCCGACGTTGTCGAGAACACCGCCCCGGGGGCGACCTTCTCCCCCGACGCGCGCTTCATCTTCTACCCGACCGTCGACGAGTCGTGGCGACCAGACACCATCTGGCGACACAGAGTCGGAACCCCGGCGAGCGACGACGTCGTGGTCTTCACCGAGCCAGACGAACGGTACTGGATCGGCGTGGGCCTCACCCGCAGCCGCAAGTACCTCGAAATCGGCATCGGTTCGAGCATCACGAGCGAATCCCTGCTGCTCGACGCCTCGACCCCCGAGGGCGAGTTCAGCGTGGTGTGGCCACGCGTCGAGGGAGTCGAGTACTCGGTCGAGCACGCCGTGGTCGCGGGCACCGACCGACTGCTGATCACGCATAACGCCAACGGCGAGAACTTCGAGCTCGTCGAGGTCGCACTGGATGCCCCGACCGACCCCGAACGCCAGCACACCATTCTGGCGCACAGCCACGAGGTGCGGCTCGAGAGCGTCGACGCCTTCGCAACCCACCTCAGCATCGAGTACCGCCGCGACGCGCTCAGCCGCGTCGCCGTCATCACGCTGGCTCCCGCTCAGGTCGGGTCTGGCTGGCCCTACTCCGAGCCGCTCGAGCTGCCCTTCGACGAGCCGCTCTTCGCCGTCGGAACCGGCGGCAACCCCGAATTCGATCAGCCCACCCTGCGGGTCGGCTTCACCTCGTTCGTCACCCCGTCGACCGTGTACGACTACGTCGTCGCCACCGGCGAGCTGCGCCAGCTGAAACAGCAGCCCGTGCTCGGCGGTTACGACTCGTCGCTTTATGGCCAGCGCCGCGAGTGGGCGGTCGCGCCCGACGGCACGAGAGTACCGATCTCGTTGGTGTACCGCCTCGACGCAGACGGCGACGCCACACCAGGAAGCACGGGCACGAGCACGAGCACAGGCACGACCGCGCCTGCTGCCGCAAGCGCCGCCGAGCATCCCGCGCCCGCACCGAAACCGCTCGTGCTCTACGGCTACGGATCGTACGAGGCGAGCATCGACCCCTACTTCTCGGTCGCCCGGCTCTCCCTTCTCGACCGCGGTGTCGTCTTCGCCATCGCGCACGTGCGCGGCGGCGGCGAACTCGGCCGCTGGTGGTACGAGAACGGCAAGACGCTCACCAAACGCAACACCTTCAGCGACTTCATCGCCTCGGCGCGTCACCTGATCGAGATCGGCGAGACGACCCCCGAGCTGCTCGTCGCACAGGGCGGCAGCGCCGGCGGGCTGCTGATGGGCGCGGTGGCGAACGATGCGCCCGAATTGTTCGCGGGCATTCTGGCGCAGGTGCCGTTCGTCGACGCGCTGACGTCGATTCTCGACCCGTCGCTGCCCCTCACGGTGATCGAGTGGGACGAGTGGGGCGATCCCCTGCACGACCCCGAGGTCTATGCCTACATGAAGTCGTACTCCCCTTACGAGAACGTTCACGCGGGCATCCGGTACCCGCGCATTCTCGCCGTGACGAGCCTGAACGACACCCGCGTGCTCTACGTCGAGCCGGCGAAGTGGGTCGCGAAATTGCGCGAAGCCGGCGCTCCCGCGCTGCTCAAGATCGAGATGTCGGCCGGGCACGGCGGCGTCAGCGGGCGTTACGAGCGCTGGAAAGAGACGGCGTACGAGTACGCCTGGGTGCTCGACGTGCTCGGCCTCGCCGACTAG
- a CDS encoding CYTH and CHAD domain-containing protein has translation MAHEVHVEIERKYDVDDTVGVPDLAGVAAVARTSQPETATLHAVYYDTDRLDLASQRIVLRRRAGGADEGWHIKLPADEGRLELHWPLGEESPIPEPVLDLVLVHVRDRELSPVARLTTTRTTYCLFDSAGTDIAEVADDLVSAVDETTGQLRVWREWEVELTDNAPGSPKKREALLDAIEQRLFEVGAKPSASISKLAHALGREKLGVAPPRWSLTSKSTAGDVLREAISSLTERLKTADPLVRQDEADSVHSMRASVRRLRSVFATYRPLLASTAAAHLESELAALGTVLGDARDPQVMHDRARNLVRSQANKKMHEAVLQRVVTSKNAEYHKALNYLRVIMSSTRYFRLLDDLEAFVTTATFAKASNKPASKALARGLAHDYSRVRKRMNAVDDAANPAEWHERVHAVRKAARRLRFGAEAVTSGETAIFGDKARRLAQAAERVQDSLGEYRDSVTLQELLVTSAEIAHTDGENTFGYGRLHALEQQRADIALEEYSRAAGEFRRAKRWVPKR, from the coding sequence ATGGCCCATGAGGTTCACGTCGAGATCGAGCGCAAGTACGATGTCGACGACACGGTCGGTGTTCCAGACCTCGCCGGGGTCGCCGCGGTGGCCCGTACTTCGCAGCCGGAGACGGCGACTCTGCACGCCGTGTATTACGACACCGATCGGCTCGACCTCGCCTCGCAGCGCATCGTGTTGCGTCGCCGTGCCGGGGGCGCCGACGAGGGCTGGCACATCAAGCTGCCGGCCGATGAAGGCCGGCTCGAACTGCACTGGCCGCTCGGCGAAGAGTCTCCCATTCCCGAACCCGTGCTCGACCTCGTGCTCGTGCACGTGCGTGATCGTGAACTCTCGCCCGTCGCTCGCCTGACCACGACCCGCACCACCTATTGCCTGTTCGATTCGGCCGGCACCGACATCGCCGAGGTCGCCGACGATCTGGTCTCGGCGGTCGACGAGACCACGGGGCAGCTGCGTGTCTGGCGCGAGTGGGAGGTCGAACTCACCGACAACGCTCCAGGGTCGCCGAAGAAGCGGGAGGCGCTGCTCGACGCCATCGAACAGCGCCTGTTCGAGGTCGGCGCAAAGCCGTCGGCGAGCATCTCCAAACTGGCGCACGCGCTGGGCCGCGAGAAACTGGGCGTCGCGCCACCGCGCTGGAGCCTCACGAGCAAGAGCACGGCCGGCGATGTGTTGCGCGAGGCGATCTCGTCGCTGACCGAGCGGCTCAAGACCGCCGACCCGCTGGTGCGCCAAGACGAAGCGGATTCGGTGCACTCGATGCGGGCATCCGTTCGCCGCCTGCGCAGCGTTTTCGCGACCTATCGGCCCCTGCTCGCCTCGACGGCCGCTGCACATCTCGAGAGCGAGCTCGCTGCTCTCGGCACAGTGTTGGGCGACGCGCGTGATCCGCAGGTGATGCACGACCGGGCGCGCAACCTGGTGCGGTCGCAGGCCAACAAGAAGATGCACGAGGCCGTGCTGCAGCGGGTCGTCACAAGTAAGAACGCCGAATACCACAAGGCGCTCAACTACCTTCGCGTGATCATGTCGAGCACGCGGTACTTTCGGCTGCTCGACGACCTCGAGGCGTTCGTTACGACGGCCACGTTTGCGAAGGCGTCGAACAAGCCCGCTTCGAAGGCGCTGGCTCGGGGGCTCGCGCACGACTACTCGCGAGTGCGAAAGCGGATGAACGCGGTCGACGACGCCGCAAACCCCGCCGAGTGGCACGAACGTGTGCACGCGGTGCGCAAGGCAGCGCGCCGCCTGCGGTTCGGCGCCGAGGCCGTGACATCGGGCGAGACGGCGATCTTCGGCGACAAGGCCCGGCGTCTGGCGCAGGCCGCCGAACGGGTTCAGGACTCGCTGGGGGAGTACCGCGACAGTGTCACCCTGCAGGAGCTGCTGGTGACGAGCGCCGAGATCGCCCACACCGACGGAGAGAACACCTTCGGTTATGGGCGCCTGCACGCGCTCGAGCAGCAGCGGGCCGACATCGCCCTCGAGGAGTACAGCCGCGC